One window of Microbacterium sp. Root61 genomic DNA carries:
- a CDS encoding acyl-CoA dehydrogenase family protein → MSTSATDLFGFTETLTELERTKLQSLRDLLERRARPHLAQWWEQAESPAHLRGEIAALRLEDDPDLLDADGRLGVSYVGFKHFEFARFDMSIGTLYGGQVGMFRTVVREGGSPEQVAELDPHIASFETTGCFALTEPAHGSDVAGGMETRATRDGDTWTITGHKRWIGNAALSDLIVVVAQDTADGRAKAFLVPRESPGLTLTDIGGKISLRMVRNADIVLDGVRVDESQRLQRIDSFRDVSAILAQLRFVVGWNAAGLQAGAYEAALAYALGREQFGRPIAGFQLIQEKLTRMLGNATATLAMAVRVTELHRRGAMRDEHAALAKTWAADRARETVALGREICGAEGIRVDNDVARFFADTEALYTFEGTHEMNSLIVGRAITGLSAFTR, encoded by the coding sequence ATGAGCACTTCCGCGACCGATCTGTTCGGGTTCACCGAAACGCTCACCGAACTGGAGCGCACCAAGCTGCAGTCCCTGCGCGACCTGCTCGAGCGACGGGCGCGGCCCCACCTTGCGCAGTGGTGGGAGCAGGCCGAATCGCCCGCGCATCTGCGCGGCGAGATCGCGGCCCTGCGGCTGGAGGACGATCCGGACCTGCTCGATGCGGACGGCCGCCTCGGCGTCTCCTACGTCGGGTTCAAGCACTTCGAGTTCGCCCGCTTCGACATGTCGATCGGCACCCTGTACGGGGGCCAGGTCGGGATGTTCCGGACCGTCGTGCGCGAGGGCGGCTCACCCGAACAGGTGGCAGAGCTCGACCCGCACATCGCTTCGTTCGAGACGACCGGGTGCTTCGCGCTGACCGAGCCCGCGCACGGGTCCGATGTCGCCGGCGGGATGGAGACGAGGGCGACTCGGGATGGCGACACCTGGACCATCACCGGGCACAAACGCTGGATCGGCAACGCCGCGCTCTCGGACCTGATCGTCGTCGTGGCGCAGGACACGGCGGACGGGCGCGCCAAGGCGTTCCTGGTCCCCCGCGAGTCGCCGGGGCTGACGCTGACCGATATCGGCGGCAAGATCAGCCTGCGGATGGTCCGCAACGCGGACATCGTGCTCGACGGCGTGCGCGTCGACGAGTCGCAGCGGTTGCAGCGGATCGACTCGTTCCGGGATGTCTCGGCCATCCTCGCCCAGCTGCGCTTCGTGGTGGGCTGGAATGCGGCCGGGCTGCAGGCCGGCGCCTACGAGGCCGCCCTCGCCTACGCACTCGGACGCGAGCAGTTCGGACGACCGATCGCCGGATTCCAGCTCATCCAGGAGAAGCTCACCCGCATGCTCGGCAATGCGACGGCGACGCTCGCCATGGCGGTCCGGGTGACCGAGCTGCATCGACGCGGCGCCATGCGGGACGAGCATGCGGCGCTCGCGAAGACGTGGGCGGCAGATCGCGCCCGCGAGACGGTGGCGCTCGGTCGCGAGATCTGCGGCGCCGAAGGCATCCGCGTCGACAACGACGTGGCCCGCTTCTTCGCCGATACCGAAGCGCTCTACACGTTCGAGGGCACGCACGAGATGAACTCGCTCATCGTCGGGCGGGCGATCACCGGGCTGAGCGCCTTCACGCGCTGA
- a CDS encoding IclR family transcriptional regulator codes for MATEQREDLGDEGPSRSVIERALTILGTFQGGRIRQTLSEISRRTGLPIATCYRIVQRLTEWGALERDAESRYQIGLRLWEVASLAPRAVGLQRLARPYIQDLYETTGYASHLAIREGLELVSIERFQSPRRPTRRPLVGGRYPMHATAIGQVLLAHAPEDIRDQVLAGPLEPYTPRTYTDRAVLDRVLEDIARSGYVVSDRQVDDVHIGVAAPVRGADGAVIAAVSLAVTEKDVDGKNMIHLVRLTAASISRALAAAGFAETPS; via the coding sequence GTGGCGACGGAGCAGCGGGAAGACCTCGGAGACGAGGGACCGTCGCGCTCGGTGATCGAGCGTGCTCTGACCATCCTGGGCACTTTCCAGGGCGGCCGCATCCGTCAAACGCTGTCGGAGATCAGCCGGCGCACGGGTCTGCCGATAGCCACCTGCTACCGCATCGTCCAGCGCCTGACCGAGTGGGGCGCGCTCGAACGGGACGCCGAGAGCAGGTATCAGATCGGCCTGCGACTGTGGGAGGTCGCCTCCCTCGCGCCGCGCGCGGTCGGGCTTCAGCGACTGGCGAGGCCATACATCCAGGACCTCTACGAGACCACCGGCTACGCCTCGCATCTGGCGATCCGCGAGGGCCTCGAGCTGGTGTCGATCGAGCGCTTCCAGAGTCCCCGTCGCCCGACTCGCAGGCCGCTGGTCGGCGGTCGCTACCCGATGCACGCGACGGCGATCGGGCAGGTGTTGCTCGCGCACGCGCCCGAGGACATCCGCGATCAGGTGCTGGCCGGGCCCCTCGAGCCGTATACGCCCCGGACCTACACCGACCGCGCCGTGCTCGATCGGGTGCTCGAAGACATCGCGCGCAGTGGGTACGTCGTCAGTGACCGACAGGTCGACGACGTGCACATCGGGGTCGCCGCCCCGGTGCGCGGCGCTGACGGGGCGGTCATCGCGGCGGTGTCGCTCGCGGTCACCGAGAAGGACGTCGACGGCAAGAACATGATCCACCTCGTGCGCCTGACGGCGGCATCGATCTCGCGGGCGCTGGCCGCGGCCGGCTTCGCCGAGACGCCGAGCTGA